In Zalophus californianus isolate mZalCal1 chromosome 4, mZalCal1.pri.v2, whole genome shotgun sequence, the following proteins share a genomic window:
- the SLC39A4 gene encoding zinc transporter ZIP4 isoform X4, producing MQRLGIGRVAETHSDHSHLRNRANHQGPVPLATPNSSSSLWDTVCLSAGEVMAVYGLSEQAGVTPESWAQLSPALLQQQLSGACSPQPRPPTQDQLSQAERYLYSSLATLLICLSAIFGLLLLSCASYSAASHYIIQTFLSMAVGALTGDAVLHLTPKVLGLHTHSGEGLGPQTTWRLVAVLGGLYTFFLFENIFNLLLPLDPEDSKGGPCSHSHGGHSHGVSLQLAPSELRPAKQPCEGSRTDLVAEESPELLSSEPRRLSPELRLLPYVITLGDALHNFADGLAVGAAFVSSWKTGLATSLAVFCHEVPHELGDFAALLHAGLSVRRALQLNLASALTAFAGLYVALAVDVGEDSEAWILAVATGLFLYVALCDMLPAMLHVRDQRPWLLFLLHNMGLLGGWTVLLLLSLYEDNITL from the exons ATGCAGCGCCTGGGGATAGGCAGAGTGGCTGAAACACACAGTGACCACAGTCATCTGAGAAACAGGGCCAACCACCAGGGCCCTGTGCCCCTTGCCACCCCGAACAGCAGCTCCAGCCTGTGGGACACA GTATGCCTGAGTGCCGGGGAAGTGATGGCCGTGTACGGGCTGTCTGAGCAGGCTGGGGTGACTCCAGAGTCCTGGGCTCAACTgagccctgccctgctccagcaGCAACTGAGTGGggcctgcagcccccagcccaggccccccaCCCAGGACCAGCTCAGCCAGGCGGAGA GGTACCTATACAGCTCGTTGGCCACACTGCTCATCTGTCTCTCTGCGATTTTCGGCCTCCTGCTTCTGAGCTGTGCCAGCTACAGCGCGGCCTCCCACTACATCATCCAGACCTTCCTGAGCATGGCCGTGGGCGCACTCACCGGTGATGCTGTCCTACACTTGACGCCCAAA gtGCTGGGGCTGCACACCCACAGTGGGGAGGGCCTTGGCCCACAGACCACCTGGCGCCTTGTGGCGGTGTTGGGTGGCCTCTACACCTTCTTCCTGTTTGAGAACATCTTTAATCTCTTGCTGCCCCTGGACCCAGAG GACTCAAAGGGTGGGCCCTGCAGCCACAGCCACGGTGGCCACAGCCATGGAGTGTCCCTGCAGCTGGCGCCCAGTGAGCTCCGGCCAGCTAAGCAGCCCTGCGAAGGCTCGCGCACAGACCTG GTGGCAGAGGAGAGCCCAGAgctgctgagctcggagccccgGAGACTGAGCCCAG AGCTGAGGCTGCTGCCCTACGTGATCACGCTGGGTGACGCCTTGCACAACTTCGCCGACGGGCTGGCTGTGGGCGCCGCCTTCGTGTCCTCCTGGAAGACCGGGCTGGCCACCTCGCTGGCCGTGTTCTGCCACGAGGTGCCACACGAACTAG GGGATTTCGCGGCCCTGCTGCACGCGGGGCTGTCGGTGCGCCGGGCGTTGCAGCTGAACTTGGCCTCCGCGCTGACGGCCTTTGCCGGCCTCTACGTGGCGCTCGCTGTCGACGTCGGCGAGGACAGCGAGGCCTGGATCCTGGCGGTGGCCACCGGCCTCTTCCTCTACGTGGCGCTCTGCGACATG CTCCCGGCCATGCTGCACGTGCGGGACCAGCGGCCCTGGCTTCTCTTCCTGCTGCACAACATGGGCCTGCTGGGCGGCTGGACCGTCCTGCTGCTGCTGTCCCTGTATGAGGACAACATCACCCTCTGa
- the SLC39A4 gene encoding zinc transporter ZIP4 isoform X1, with protein sequence MLVLVQLKLGLLPALLLVTAMATQPPRLLTLLSSGQGALDRVALGSLLNTLADRVHCANGPCGKCPSVDDALALGRPEKPGLPWGPALEHRHIARLSAAAALYLSDPKGTCTEVRAGHWATRADHLLALLEGPKALTLGLSRLLQRIQAQAAGWPAAQEACVDLPQLLEEAERAGAPSSPGPVLAALLDHVSRGSCFRALPTPQYFVDFVFQQHSGETPNITLAELEALMQRLGIGRVAETHSDHSHLRNRANHQGPVPLATPNSSSSLWDTVCLSAGEVMAVYGLSEQAGVTPESWAQLSPALLQQQLSGACSPQPRPPTQDQLSQAERYLYSSLATLLICLSAIFGLLLLSCASYSAASHYIIQTFLSMAVGALTGDAVLHLTPKVLGLHTHSGEGLGPQTTWRLVAVLGGLYTFFLFENIFNLLLPLDPEDSKGGPCSHSHGGHSHGVSLQLAPSELRPAKQPCEGSRTDLVAEESPELLSSEPRRLSPELRLLPYVITLGDALHNFADGLAVGAAFVSSWKTGLATSLAVFCHEVPHELGDFAALLHAGLSVRRALQLNLASALTAFAGLYVALAVDVGEDSEAWILAVATGLFLYVALCDMLPAMLHVRDQRPWLLFLLHNMGLLGGWTVLLLLSLYEDNITL encoded by the exons ATGCTGGTCCTGGTCCAACTCAAGCTGGGGCTGCTGCCGGCTTTGCTGCTGGTGACCGCGATGGCAACTCAGCCTCCCCGTCTGCTGACCTTGCTGTCCTCAGGCCAGGGTGCTCTGGACCGTGTGGCACTCGGCAGCCTGTTAAATACACTGGCGGACCGTGTGCACTGCGCCAATGGGCCGTGTGGAAAG TGCCCATCTGTGGATGATGCCCTGGCCCTGGGCAGGCCCGAGAAGCCAGGGCTCCCTTGGGGGCCAGCTCTAGAACACAGACACATCGCCCGCCTCAGTGCTGCTGCTGCCCTCTACCTCAGCGACCCCAAGGGCACCTGCACAGAGGTCCGGGCTGGCCACTGGGCCACTCGTGCTGACCATCTCTTGGCCCTGCTGGAGGGGCCCAAGGCCCTGACACTAGGCCTGAGCAGGCTTCTGCAAAGGATTCAGGCCCAGGCTGCTGGCTGGCCTGCTGCCCAGGAG GCCTGTGTGGACCTGCCTCAGCTGCTGGAGGAGGCAGAAAGGGCAGGAGCTCCCAGCAGCCCTGGCCCGGTACTGGCCGCCCTGTTGGACCATGTCAGCCGTGGGTCCTGTTTCCGTGCCCTGCCGACCCCCCAGTACTTTGTAGACTTTGTGTTCCAGCAGCACAGCGGCGAGACTCCCAACATCACACTGGCTG AGCTGGAGGCCTTGATGCAGCGCCTGGGGATAGGCAGAGTGGCTGAAACACACAGTGACCACAGTCATCTGAGAAACAGGGCCAACCACCAGGGCCCTGTGCCCCTTGCCACCCCGAACAGCAGCTCCAGCCTGTGGGACACA GTATGCCTGAGTGCCGGGGAAGTGATGGCCGTGTACGGGCTGTCTGAGCAGGCTGGGGTGACTCCAGAGTCCTGGGCTCAACTgagccctgccctgctccagcaGCAACTGAGTGGggcctgcagcccccagcccaggccccccaCCCAGGACCAGCTCAGCCAGGCGGAGA GGTACCTATACAGCTCGTTGGCCACACTGCTCATCTGTCTCTCTGCGATTTTCGGCCTCCTGCTTCTGAGCTGTGCCAGCTACAGCGCGGCCTCCCACTACATCATCCAGACCTTCCTGAGCATGGCCGTGGGCGCACTCACCGGTGATGCTGTCCTACACTTGACGCCCAAA gtGCTGGGGCTGCACACCCACAGTGGGGAGGGCCTTGGCCCACAGACCACCTGGCGCCTTGTGGCGGTGTTGGGTGGCCTCTACACCTTCTTCCTGTTTGAGAACATCTTTAATCTCTTGCTGCCCCTGGACCCAGAG GACTCAAAGGGTGGGCCCTGCAGCCACAGCCACGGTGGCCACAGCCATGGAGTGTCCCTGCAGCTGGCGCCCAGTGAGCTCCGGCCAGCTAAGCAGCCCTGCGAAGGCTCGCGCACAGACCTG GTGGCAGAGGAGAGCCCAGAgctgctgagctcggagccccgGAGACTGAGCCCAG AGCTGAGGCTGCTGCCCTACGTGATCACGCTGGGTGACGCCTTGCACAACTTCGCCGACGGGCTGGCTGTGGGCGCCGCCTTCGTGTCCTCCTGGAAGACCGGGCTGGCCACCTCGCTGGCCGTGTTCTGCCACGAGGTGCCACACGAACTAG GGGATTTCGCGGCCCTGCTGCACGCGGGGCTGTCGGTGCGCCGGGCGTTGCAGCTGAACTTGGCCTCCGCGCTGACGGCCTTTGCCGGCCTCTACGTGGCGCTCGCTGTCGACGTCGGCGAGGACAGCGAGGCCTGGATCCTGGCGGTGGCCACCGGCCTCTTCCTCTACGTGGCGCTCTGCGACATG CTCCCGGCCATGCTGCACGTGCGGGACCAGCGGCCCTGGCTTCTCTTCCTGCTGCACAACATGGGCCTGCTGGGCGGCTGGACCGTCCTGCTGCTGCTGTCCCTGTATGAGGACAACATCACCCTCTGa
- the SLC39A4 gene encoding zinc transporter ZIP4 isoform X2, with product MLVLVQLKLGLLPALLLVTAMATQPPRLLTLLSSGQGALDRVALGSLLNTLADRVHCANGPCGKCPSVDDALALGRPEKPGLPWGPALEHRHIARLSAAAALYLSDPKGTCTEVRAGHWATRADHLLALLEGPKALTLGLSRLLQRIQAQAAGWPAAQEACVDLPQLLEEAERAGAPSSPGPVLAALLDHVSRGSCFRALPTPQYFVDFVFQQHSGETPNITLAELEALMQRLGIGRVAETHSDHSHLRNRANHQGPVPLATPNSSSSLWDTVCLSAGEVMAVYGLSEQAGVTPESWAQLSPALLQQQLSGACSPQPRPPTQDQLSQAERYLYSSLATLLICLSAIFGLLLLSCASYSAASHYIIQTFLSMAVGALTGDAVLHLTPKVLGLHTHSGEGLGPQTTWRLVAVLGGLYTFFLFENIFNLLLPLDPEDSKGGPCSHSHGGHSHGVSLQLAPSELRPAKQPCEGSRTDLVAEESPELLSSEPRRLSPELRLLPYVITLGDALHNFADGLAVGAAFVSSWKTGLATSLAVFCHEVPHELAPGHAARAGPAALASLPAAQHGPAGRLDRPAAAVPV from the exons ATGCTGGTCCTGGTCCAACTCAAGCTGGGGCTGCTGCCGGCTTTGCTGCTGGTGACCGCGATGGCAACTCAGCCTCCCCGTCTGCTGACCTTGCTGTCCTCAGGCCAGGGTGCTCTGGACCGTGTGGCACTCGGCAGCCTGTTAAATACACTGGCGGACCGTGTGCACTGCGCCAATGGGCCGTGTGGAAAG TGCCCATCTGTGGATGATGCCCTGGCCCTGGGCAGGCCCGAGAAGCCAGGGCTCCCTTGGGGGCCAGCTCTAGAACACAGACACATCGCCCGCCTCAGTGCTGCTGCTGCCCTCTACCTCAGCGACCCCAAGGGCACCTGCACAGAGGTCCGGGCTGGCCACTGGGCCACTCGTGCTGACCATCTCTTGGCCCTGCTGGAGGGGCCCAAGGCCCTGACACTAGGCCTGAGCAGGCTTCTGCAAAGGATTCAGGCCCAGGCTGCTGGCTGGCCTGCTGCCCAGGAG GCCTGTGTGGACCTGCCTCAGCTGCTGGAGGAGGCAGAAAGGGCAGGAGCTCCCAGCAGCCCTGGCCCGGTACTGGCCGCCCTGTTGGACCATGTCAGCCGTGGGTCCTGTTTCCGTGCCCTGCCGACCCCCCAGTACTTTGTAGACTTTGTGTTCCAGCAGCACAGCGGCGAGACTCCCAACATCACACTGGCTG AGCTGGAGGCCTTGATGCAGCGCCTGGGGATAGGCAGAGTGGCTGAAACACACAGTGACCACAGTCATCTGAGAAACAGGGCCAACCACCAGGGCCCTGTGCCCCTTGCCACCCCGAACAGCAGCTCCAGCCTGTGGGACACA GTATGCCTGAGTGCCGGGGAAGTGATGGCCGTGTACGGGCTGTCTGAGCAGGCTGGGGTGACTCCAGAGTCCTGGGCTCAACTgagccctgccctgctccagcaGCAACTGAGTGGggcctgcagcccccagcccaggccccccaCCCAGGACCAGCTCAGCCAGGCGGAGA GGTACCTATACAGCTCGTTGGCCACACTGCTCATCTGTCTCTCTGCGATTTTCGGCCTCCTGCTTCTGAGCTGTGCCAGCTACAGCGCGGCCTCCCACTACATCATCCAGACCTTCCTGAGCATGGCCGTGGGCGCACTCACCGGTGATGCTGTCCTACACTTGACGCCCAAA gtGCTGGGGCTGCACACCCACAGTGGGGAGGGCCTTGGCCCACAGACCACCTGGCGCCTTGTGGCGGTGTTGGGTGGCCTCTACACCTTCTTCCTGTTTGAGAACATCTTTAATCTCTTGCTGCCCCTGGACCCAGAG GACTCAAAGGGTGGGCCCTGCAGCCACAGCCACGGTGGCCACAGCCATGGAGTGTCCCTGCAGCTGGCGCCCAGTGAGCTCCGGCCAGCTAAGCAGCCCTGCGAAGGCTCGCGCACAGACCTG GTGGCAGAGGAGAGCCCAGAgctgctgagctcggagccccgGAGACTGAGCCCAG AGCTGAGGCTGCTGCCCTACGTGATCACGCTGGGTGACGCCTTGCACAACTTCGCCGACGGGCTGGCTGTGGGCGCCGCCTTCGTGTCCTCCTGGAAGACCGGGCTGGCCACCTCGCTGGCCGTGTTCTGCCACGAGGTGCCACACGAACTAG CTCCCGGCCATGCTGCACGTGCGGGACCAGCGGCCCTGGCTTCTCTTCCTGCTGCACAACATGGGCCTGCTGGGCGGCTGGACCGTCCTGCTGCTGCTGTCCCTGTATGA
- the SLC39A4 gene encoding zinc transporter ZIP4 isoform X3, protein MLVLVQLKLGLLPALLLVTAMATQPPRLLTLLSSGQGALDRVALGSLLNTLADRVHCANGPCGKCPSVDDALALGRPEKPGLPWGPALEHRHIARLSAAAALYLSDPKGTCTEVRAGHWATRADHLLALLEGPKALTLGLSRLLQRIQAQAAGWPAAQEACVDLPQLLEEAERAGAPSSPGPVLAALLDHVSRGSCFRALPTPQYFVDFVFQQHSGETPNITLAELEALMQRLGIGRVAETHSDHSHLRNRANHQGPVPLATPNSSSSLWDTVCLSAGEVMAVYGLSEQAGVTPESWAQLSPALLQQQLSGACSPQPRPPTQDQLSQAERYLYSSLATLLICLSAIFGLLLLSCASYSAASHYIIQTFLSMAVGALTGDAVLHLTPKVLGLHTHSGEGLGPQTTWRLVAVLGGLYTFFLFENIFNLLLPLDPEDSKGGPCSHSHGGHSHGVSLQLAPSELRPAKQPCEGSRTDLVAEESPELLSSEPRRLSPAPGHAARAGPAALASLPAAQHGPAGRLDRPAAAVPV, encoded by the exons ATGCTGGTCCTGGTCCAACTCAAGCTGGGGCTGCTGCCGGCTTTGCTGCTGGTGACCGCGATGGCAACTCAGCCTCCCCGTCTGCTGACCTTGCTGTCCTCAGGCCAGGGTGCTCTGGACCGTGTGGCACTCGGCAGCCTGTTAAATACACTGGCGGACCGTGTGCACTGCGCCAATGGGCCGTGTGGAAAG TGCCCATCTGTGGATGATGCCCTGGCCCTGGGCAGGCCCGAGAAGCCAGGGCTCCCTTGGGGGCCAGCTCTAGAACACAGACACATCGCCCGCCTCAGTGCTGCTGCTGCCCTCTACCTCAGCGACCCCAAGGGCACCTGCACAGAGGTCCGGGCTGGCCACTGGGCCACTCGTGCTGACCATCTCTTGGCCCTGCTGGAGGGGCCCAAGGCCCTGACACTAGGCCTGAGCAGGCTTCTGCAAAGGATTCAGGCCCAGGCTGCTGGCTGGCCTGCTGCCCAGGAG GCCTGTGTGGACCTGCCTCAGCTGCTGGAGGAGGCAGAAAGGGCAGGAGCTCCCAGCAGCCCTGGCCCGGTACTGGCCGCCCTGTTGGACCATGTCAGCCGTGGGTCCTGTTTCCGTGCCCTGCCGACCCCCCAGTACTTTGTAGACTTTGTGTTCCAGCAGCACAGCGGCGAGACTCCCAACATCACACTGGCTG AGCTGGAGGCCTTGATGCAGCGCCTGGGGATAGGCAGAGTGGCTGAAACACACAGTGACCACAGTCATCTGAGAAACAGGGCCAACCACCAGGGCCCTGTGCCCCTTGCCACCCCGAACAGCAGCTCCAGCCTGTGGGACACA GTATGCCTGAGTGCCGGGGAAGTGATGGCCGTGTACGGGCTGTCTGAGCAGGCTGGGGTGACTCCAGAGTCCTGGGCTCAACTgagccctgccctgctccagcaGCAACTGAGTGGggcctgcagcccccagcccaggccccccaCCCAGGACCAGCTCAGCCAGGCGGAGA GGTACCTATACAGCTCGTTGGCCACACTGCTCATCTGTCTCTCTGCGATTTTCGGCCTCCTGCTTCTGAGCTGTGCCAGCTACAGCGCGGCCTCCCACTACATCATCCAGACCTTCCTGAGCATGGCCGTGGGCGCACTCACCGGTGATGCTGTCCTACACTTGACGCCCAAA gtGCTGGGGCTGCACACCCACAGTGGGGAGGGCCTTGGCCCACAGACCACCTGGCGCCTTGTGGCGGTGTTGGGTGGCCTCTACACCTTCTTCCTGTTTGAGAACATCTTTAATCTCTTGCTGCCCCTGGACCCAGAG GACTCAAAGGGTGGGCCCTGCAGCCACAGCCACGGTGGCCACAGCCATGGAGTGTCCCTGCAGCTGGCGCCCAGTGAGCTCCGGCCAGCTAAGCAGCCCTGCGAAGGCTCGCGCACAGACCTG GTGGCAGAGGAGAGCCCAGAgctgctgagctcggagccccgGAGACTGAGCCCAG CTCCCGGCCATGCTGCACGTGCGGGACCAGCGGCCCTGGCTTCTCTTCCTGCTGCACAACATGGGCCTGCTGGGCGGCTGGACCGTCCTGCTGCTGCTGTCCCTGTATGA
- the VPS28 gene encoding vacuolar protein sorting-associated protein 28 homolog isoform X1, whose product MFHGIPATPGMGAPGNKPELYEEVKLYKNAREREKYDNMAELFAVVKTMQALEKAYIKDCVTPNEYTAACSRLLVQYKAAFRQVQGAEISSIDEFCRKFRLDCPLAMERIKEDRPITIKDDKGNLNRCIADVVSLFITVMDKLRLEIRAMDEIQPDLRELMETMHRMSHLPPDFEGRQTVSQWLQTLSGMSASDELDDSQVRQMLFDLESAYNAFNRFLHA is encoded by the exons ATGTTTCACGGGATCCCAGCCACTCCGGGCATGGGAG CACCTGGAAACAAGCCCGAGCTCTATGAG GAAGTGAAACTGTACAAGAACGCCCGGGAGCGGGAGAA GTATGACAACATGGCGGAGCTGTttgcagttgtgaagacaatgcAGGCTCTGGAGAAGGCGTACATCAAGGACTGCGTCACCCCCAACGA GTACACTGCAGCCTGTTCCCGGCTCCTGGTCCAGTACAAAGCCGCCTTCCGGCAGGTTCAGGGCGCAGAAATCAGCTCCATTGATGAATTCTGCCGCAAGTTCCGT CTGGACTGCCCACTCGCCATGGAGAGGATCAAGGAGGACCGACCTATCACCATTAAGGATGACAAGGGCAACCTGAACCGCTGCATTGCCGATGTTGTCTCG CTCTTCATCACAGTGATGGACAAACTGCGCCTGGAGATCCGTGCCATGGATGAG ATCCAGCCTGACCTGCGGGAGCTGATGGAGACGATGCACCGCATGAGCCACCTGCCCCCTGACTTCGAGGGCCGCCAGACCGTCAGCCAGTG GCTGCAGACCCTGAGCGGCATGTCGGCCTCTGATGAGCTGGATGACTCCCAGGTGCGCCAGATGCTCTTTGACCTGGAGTCGGCCTACAACGCCTTCAACCGCTTCCTGCATGCCTGA
- the VPS28 gene encoding vacuolar protein sorting-associated protein 28 homolog isoform X2 — MGSGRGNSSQGASARYDNMAELFAVVKTMQALEKAYIKDCVTPNEYTAACSRLLVQYKAAFRQVQGAEISSIDEFCRKFRLDCPLAMERIKEDRPITIKDDKGNLNRCIADVVSLFITVMDKLRLEIRAMDEIQPDLRELMETMHRMSHLPPDFEGRQTVSQWLQTLSGMSASDELDDSQVRQMLFDLESAYNAFNRFLHA, encoded by the exons ATGGGATCAGGCCGGGGAAACAGTTCCCAAGGAGCCTCTGCCAG GTATGACAACATGGCGGAGCTGTttgcagttgtgaagacaatgcAGGCTCTGGAGAAGGCGTACATCAAGGACTGCGTCACCCCCAACGA GTACACTGCAGCCTGTTCCCGGCTCCTGGTCCAGTACAAAGCCGCCTTCCGGCAGGTTCAGGGCGCAGAAATCAGCTCCATTGATGAATTCTGCCGCAAGTTCCGT CTGGACTGCCCACTCGCCATGGAGAGGATCAAGGAGGACCGACCTATCACCATTAAGGATGACAAGGGCAACCTGAACCGCTGCATTGCCGATGTTGTCTCG CTCTTCATCACAGTGATGGACAAACTGCGCCTGGAGATCCGTGCCATGGATGAG ATCCAGCCTGACCTGCGGGAGCTGATGGAGACGATGCACCGCATGAGCCACCTGCCCCCTGACTTCGAGGGCCGCCAGACCGTCAGCCAGTG GCTGCAGACCCTGAGCGGCATGTCGGCCTCTGATGAGCTGGATGACTCCCAGGTGCGCCAGATGCTCTTTGACCTGGAGTCGGCCTACAACGCCTTCAACCGCTTCCTGCATGCCTGA
- the VPS28 gene encoding vacuolar protein sorting-associated protein 28 homolog isoform X3 — MAELFAVVKTMQALEKAYIKDCVTPNEYTAACSRLLVQYKAAFRQVQGAEISSIDEFCRKFRLDCPLAMERIKEDRPITIKDDKGNLNRCIADVVSLFITVMDKLRLEIRAMDEIQPDLRELMETMHRMSHLPPDFEGRQTVSQWLQTLSGMSASDELDDSQVRQMLFDLESAYNAFNRFLHA, encoded by the exons ATGGCGGAGCTGTttgcagttgtgaagacaatgcAGGCTCTGGAGAAGGCGTACATCAAGGACTGCGTCACCCCCAACGA GTACACTGCAGCCTGTTCCCGGCTCCTGGTCCAGTACAAAGCCGCCTTCCGGCAGGTTCAGGGCGCAGAAATCAGCTCCATTGATGAATTCTGCCGCAAGTTCCGT CTGGACTGCCCACTCGCCATGGAGAGGATCAAGGAGGACCGACCTATCACCATTAAGGATGACAAGGGCAACCTGAACCGCTGCATTGCCGATGTTGTCTCG CTCTTCATCACAGTGATGGACAAACTGCGCCTGGAGATCCGTGCCATGGATGAG ATCCAGCCTGACCTGCGGGAGCTGATGGAGACGATGCACCGCATGAGCCACCTGCCCCCTGACTTCGAGGGCCGCCAGACCGTCAGCCAGTG GCTGCAGACCCTGAGCGGCATGTCGGCCTCTGATGAGCTGGATGACTCCCAGGTGCGCCAGATGCTCTTTGACCTGGAGTCGGCCTACAACGCCTTCAACCGCTTCCTGCATGCCTGA